In Candidatus Zixiibacteriota bacterium, one genomic interval encodes:
- the cysE gene encoding serine O-acetyltransferase encodes MSIILDDIRAIYRNDPAVRNIEFLLYPGFQATLAHRLIHLLWKLRIPFVPRLLSQVSRFVTGLEIHPGATIGRGFFVDHGAGVVIGETTVIGDNCVLFHNVTLGGTGKHHGKRHPTVGSNVFIGTGATLLGPIEVGDNVKIGANTFVVMRDIPSNCSVVGTPARIIKRNGIQREEELPKTIDRLLHEESLG; translated from the coding sequence ATGTCCATTATTCTGGATGACATCAGAGCGATCTATCGCAACGATCCGGCCGTCAGAAACATCGAGTTTCTGCTATATCCTGGATTCCAGGCTACCCTGGCCCATAGGTTGATCCACTTATTGTGGAAACTGAGAATACCCTTTGTCCCGCGCCTGCTATCTCAAGTGTCGCGGTTTGTGACCGGGCTTGAAATCCATCCAGGCGCGACCATTGGGCGCGGTTTTTTTGTCGATCACGGCGCCGGGGTGGTGATCGGCGAAACCACGGTGATTGGTGACAACTGCGTTCTTTTTCACAACGTAACCCTCGGCGGCACCGGCAAACATCATGGCAAAAGGCATCCAACGGTAGGCAGCAATGTATTCATAGGCACCGGGGCGACTCTGCTGGGACCTATTGAAGTGGGCGACAATGTCAAGATCGGCGCCAACACTTTCGTGGTAATGCGCGACATTCCATCGAACTGTTCGGTGGTCGGAACGCCGGCGCGCATCATCAAGAGAAACGGGATACAGCGGGAGGAAGAACTGCCCAAAACCATAGATCGCTTGTTGCACGAAGAGAGTCTTGGTTGA